The Capra hircus breed San Clemente chromosome 25, ASM170441v1, whole genome shotgun sequence genome has a window encoding:
- the LOC102191011 gene encoding cytochrome P450 3A24 isoform X2, whose product MCEFDEECFRKYGKIWGIFEGKQPLLVITDPDVIKTVLVKECYSVFTNRRVFGPLGIMKNAITVAEDEHWKRIRTLLSPTFTSGKLKEMFPIIGKYGDVLVRNLRKEAEKGTSVNMKDIFGAYSMDVITSTSFGVNIDSLGNPQDPFVENVQKLLRFSILDPFLLSIVLFPFIIPILEVLNITVLPKSALNFFAKSVKRIKESRLKDNQKPRVDFLQLMINSQNFKETDNHKALSDQELIAQSVIFIFAGYETTSSTLSFLLYILATHPDVQQKLQEEIDATFPNKAPPTYDVLAQMEYLDMVVNETLRLFPIAVRLDRFCKKDVEIHGVSIPKGTTVMVPISVLHRDPQLWPEPEEFRPERFSKKNKDNINPYVYLPFGTGPRNCIGMRFAIVNMKLAVVRVLQNFSFKPCKETQIPLKISSQGLLRPEKPVVLKVVLRDGTISGA is encoded by the exons GATTTTTGAAGGTAAACAACCTCTGTTGGTTATCACAGATCCAGACGTGATCAAAACAGTACTAGTGAAAGAATGTTATTCTGTCTTCACAAACCGGAGG GTTTTTGGTCCATTGGGAATTATGAAAAATGCCATCACTGTGGCCGAGGATGAACATTGGAAGAGAATACGGACATTGCTGTCTCCAACCTTCACCAGTGGGAAGCTCAAAGAG ATGTTCCCTATCATTGGGAAGTATGGAGATGTGTTGGTGAGGAAcctgaggaaggaagcagagaaaggcACGTCCGTCAACATGAAAGA CATCTTTGGGGCCTACAGCATGGATGTGATTACTAGCACATCATTTGGAGTGAATATTGATTCCCTTGGCAACCCACAAGATCCGTTTGTGGAGAATGTCCAGAAGCTCTTAAGATTTAGTATCCTTGATCCATTTCTTCTCTCAATAG TACTCTTTCCATTCATTATCCCAATCCTTGAAGTATTAAATATCACCGTACTTCCAAAAAGTGCTCTGAATTTTTTTGCAAAATCTgtaaaaaggataaaagaaagtCGCCTCAAAGATAATCAAAAG CCACGTGTGGACTTTCTTCAGCTGATGATTAACTCCCAGAATTTCAAAGAAACAGACAATCATAAAG ctctctCTGACCAAGAACTCATAGCCCAAAGtgttatctttatttttgctGGCTATGAGACCACTAGCAgtactctttccttccttctgtatATTTTGGCCACTCACCCTGATGTCcagcagaagctgcaggaggAGATTGATGCGACTTTCCCCAATAAG GCACCTCCAACCTACGATGTCCTGGCACAGATGGAGTATCTTGACATGGTGGTGAATGAAACTCTCAGATTGTTTCCAATTGCTGTTAGACTTGATAGGTTCTGTAAGAAGGATGTGGAAATCCATGGGGTGTCCATTCCCAAAGGGACAACTGTGATGGTGCCAATCTCCGTGCTTCACAGAGACCCACAGCTCTGGCCAGAGCCTGAGGAGTTCCGTCCTGAAAG GTTCAGTAAGAAGAACAAGGACAACATAAATCCTTACGTCTACCTGCCTTTTGGAACTGGACCCCGAAATTGCATTGGCATGAGGTTTGCTATCGTGAACATGAAACTTGCTGTCGTCAGAGTCCTGCAGAACTTCTCCTTCAAACCTTGTAAAGAAACACAG ATCCCCTTGAAGATAAGCAGCCAAGGACTTTTAAGACCGGAAAAACCTGTTGTTCTAAAGGTTGTGCTCAGAGATGGAACCATAAGTGGAGCCTGA